In Legionella cardiaca, a genomic segment contains:
- the murU gene encoding N-acetylmuramate alpha-1-phosphate uridylyltransferase MurU translates to MRTAMILAAGRGERLRPLTDKLPKALCRVHDKPLIEYHVEKLANSGFDRIVVNHAHLGGQIRRYLGDGRKWNVEICYTPEPPGGLETGGGIYNALPLLGPAPFITVNADILTDYDFNTLQLPEHALIKLVLVTNPQHNTQGDFGLTEQNFLTNERTYTFPGIACYRPEAFRTCQPGRYSVIPLIRRLVEDNLVMGELYQGLWMDIGSPERLRVANTLDI, encoded by the coding sequence ATGAGAACAGCGATGATTTTAGCAGCAGGCAGAGGAGAACGCTTAAGACCTCTCACAGATAAATTACCTAAAGCATTATGCAGAGTCCATGACAAACCTCTCATCGAATATCATGTGGAAAAATTAGCGAATTCGGGCTTTGATCGTATTGTTGTCAATCATGCTCATTTGGGCGGTCAGATTCGCCGTTACCTTGGCGATGGTAGAAAATGGAATGTCGAGATTTGCTATACTCCTGAACCCCCTGGAGGGCTTGAAACAGGAGGAGGAATTTATAATGCCTTACCTCTTTTAGGGCCAGCTCCTTTTATAACTGTCAACGCTGATATTTTAACTGACTATGATTTTAATACCTTGCAATTGCCAGAACATGCTTTAATTAAATTGGTTTTGGTTACTAATCCTCAACATAACACACAGGGTGATTTTGGTTTAACTGAGCAAAATTTTTTGACCAATGAAAGAACGTATACTTTTCCCGGAATTGCCTGTTATCGCCCAGAGGCATTTCGCACTTGTCAACCTGGAAGGTATTCCGTTATTCCCTTGATACGTCGTTTAGTCGAAGACAATCTGGTAATGGGCGAGCTGTATCAAGGTCTATGGATGGATATTGGCTCCCCTGAACGTCTCAGAGTAGCCAATACTTTAGATATTTAA
- a CDS encoding acyl-CoA dehydrogenase — MATLLFLVYLAFTLVVLYRGLSALVWEIGSAIYLLVATFYVGMHWFPGTIIWLLIIAAALIINLEPVRFAISDFLFARIGKSIPKLSKTEEEALNAGDTWVEQDIFTGSPNWDRLANVSTELTAEEQAFLDNETTTLCDMLDEWEISQAGDLPEKVWNYIKENGFFGLVIPKEYGGKGFTARAHSDVVMKIASRSGVAAVTVMVPNSLGPGELLNYYGTDEQKSQYLPNLAKGIDIPCFALTEPGAGSDATSLQSEAIVVKKKIADETILGLDITLNKRWITLAPVATLIGLAVNLKDPDGLLNGVGEEGITCLLIPRDTENLEIGNRHLPAMQPFMNGTIRGKNIFVPITTIIGGQKNAGHGWQMLVECLSIGRSISLPALGAASSTITYLTTGAFSRIRRQFNVEIGQFEGIEEKLAEIAGINYLANATRLLTVAAVNEHKKPSVASAITKYFNTEFGRITVNNAMDIHAGRAVVVGPRNYLSSYYLGVPVSITVEGANIMSRNLLIFGQGSMACHPFVRDEFYAVSRDDKGGFRQLIWQHIYYFMRNFAKTICSAWTAGLFIAAPDNGLKREYQRLARLSHAYAWLADLSLIYLGGDLKRKERLSARLADGMSYLYMAMAALRYYQKNEADADQKVHAKWAVSYCFYHAQKAMIAFCQNFPSRALGLLVRLLAFPFGQTMRYPSDQLDHQLARLMMSNNHYREGIKKLIYLSGDANQPVDRMEEAFQLLIKNEGLYKKISDLKRVKFSVLKEQLASKVNKGELTQQEMDALVAVERARWDAIQVDEFSFESMKKKSFASVTDTFPNPLDL, encoded by the coding sequence ATGGCTACACTTTTGTTTCTTGTTTATCTCGCATTTACCTTAGTGGTACTCTATCGCGGTTTAAGCGCTCTCGTTTGGGAAATAGGTAGTGCAATTTACCTGTTAGTGGCTACTTTTTATGTAGGGATGCATTGGTTTCCTGGCACTATTATCTGGCTACTTATTATTGCAGCAGCATTAATAATTAATCTTGAACCAGTGCGATTCGCCATAAGTGATTTTTTATTCGCAAGAATTGGTAAATCAATCCCTAAACTATCAAAAACAGAAGAAGAAGCACTCAATGCTGGTGATACCTGGGTAGAGCAAGATATCTTTACCGGTTCGCCTAATTGGGATAGGTTGGCTAATGTATCTACAGAATTGACCGCCGAGGAGCAAGCTTTTCTTGATAATGAAACAACAACCTTGTGTGACATGCTTGATGAATGGGAAATCAGTCAAGCAGGAGATTTACCCGAAAAAGTTTGGAATTATATTAAAGAAAATGGATTTTTTGGTTTAGTTATCCCTAAAGAATATGGTGGTAAAGGCTTCACTGCTCGTGCCCATTCAGATGTCGTGATGAAAATTGCTAGCCGCTCAGGGGTGGCTGCTGTCACAGTGATGGTACCCAATTCATTAGGTCCAGGGGAATTACTCAATTATTATGGTACTGATGAGCAAAAATCTCAGTACCTGCCTAATTTGGCAAAAGGGATTGATATTCCTTGTTTTGCATTAACAGAACCTGGGGCTGGTAGTGATGCTACTTCTTTACAATCTGAAGCTATTGTTGTTAAAAAGAAAATAGCTGATGAAACAATTTTAGGTTTGGATATAACCTTAAACAAACGTTGGATAACATTAGCCCCTGTCGCCACTTTAATTGGTTTAGCTGTTAATCTTAAAGATCCTGATGGGCTCTTAAATGGTGTTGGTGAAGAGGGAATTACCTGTCTATTAATTCCACGTGATACAGAAAATCTTGAAATTGGTAATCGTCATTTACCTGCGATGCAACCGTTTATGAATGGTACTATTCGTGGTAAAAATATTTTTGTGCCAATTACAACCATTATTGGTGGACAAAAAAATGCAGGACACGGTTGGCAGATGCTAGTGGAATGTTTGTCAATCGGACGCTCAATCTCTTTACCCGCATTAGGGGCTGCCTCTTCAACAATCACCTATTTAACGACAGGTGCTTTTTCAAGAATACGTCGACAATTTAATGTCGAAATAGGTCAGTTTGAAGGTATAGAAGAAAAACTTGCGGAAATTGCTGGCATAAATTACCTGGCAAATGCTACCCGGTTATTAACTGTGGCGGCTGTTAATGAGCATAAAAAACCATCTGTAGCCTCAGCAATTACCAAGTACTTTAATACGGAATTCGGGCGAATCACAGTGAATAATGCCATGGATATTCATGCTGGTCGCGCCGTGGTTGTTGGCCCGCGCAATTATCTATCCAGTTATTACTTAGGAGTGCCTGTTTCAATTACTGTTGAAGGGGCAAATATTATGTCTCGCAACCTGTTAATTTTTGGCCAAGGTTCAATGGCATGTCACCCCTTTGTTCGTGATGAATTCTACGCAGTTTCTCGCGATGATAAAGGAGGATTTAGACAATTAATTTGGCAGCACATTTATTATTTCATGCGCAATTTCGCCAAAACAATTTGCTCTGCCTGGACGGCAGGGCTATTTATAGCTGCACCTGATAATGGTTTAAAAAGAGAATATCAGCGTCTAGCTCGGTTGAGTCATGCTTATGCATGGTTGGCTGATTTGTCATTAATTTATTTGGGGGGCGACCTTAAGCGTAAAGAGCGCTTATCAGCCAGATTAGCCGATGGTATGTCCTATCTTTATATGGCCATGGCAGCGCTTCGTTATTATCAAAAGAATGAAGCAGATGCGGATCAAAAAGTACATGCAAAGTGGGCGGTAAGTTATTGTTTCTACCATGCACAAAAGGCAATGATTGCTTTTTGCCAAAATTTTCCATCCAGAGCCCTTGGTTTGTTAGTGCGTTTGCTAGCCTTCCCGTTTGGGCAAACCATGCGTTACCCTAGTGATCAGCTGGATCATCAATTAGCGCGGTTAATGATGTCTAATAACCATTACCGTGAAGGTATAAAGAAATTAATTTATTTAAGTGGGGATGCAAATCAGCCAGTGGATAGAATGGAAGAAGCATTCCAACTTCTGATTAAGAATGAAGGATTATACAAGAAAATTAGTGATTTAAAACGAGTGAAATTCAGCGTCTTGAAAGAGCAATTGGCCTCAAAAGTTAATAAAGGGGAATTAACTCAACAGGAAATGGATGCCTTGGTCGCTGTGGAACGGGCTCGCTGGGATGCTATCCAAGTCGATGAGTTTTCTTTTGAATCAATGAAGAAAAAGTCGTTTGCCTCAGTGACAGATACATTCCCTAATCCTTTGGATTTATAA
- a CDS encoding chromate transporter yields the protein MINTLFAIILSFGKIGIISLGGGNSMLKLLEYEAVTYRQWIREDEFVQMVGSTFLFPGLTAVKLSALIGYKAAGMMGLILAVACLNLPGLVLAVWGYQLLSSHNGPIARKIMTAVQYGALALLAAASFSVAQGVISMYYSLPIALACILFFLGLVYLQLSPFWGFLAFIVVCFFLVR from the coding sequence ATGATTAACACACTATTTGCTATCATATTAAGCTTTGGAAAAATCGGTATCATTTCCCTGGGTGGCGGCAATTCCATGTTGAAATTGTTGGAATATGAAGCTGTCACTTATCGGCAATGGATCAGAGAAGACGAATTTGTTCAGATGGTTGGCTCAACTTTTTTATTCCCGGGATTAACCGCTGTAAAATTATCGGCATTAATCGGTTATAAAGCCGCGGGAATGATGGGATTAATTCTAGCGGTTGCCTGTTTAAATCTTCCAGGATTAGTTCTGGCTGTTTGGGGTTATCAATTATTAAGCAGCCATAATGGCCCCATTGCTCGTAAAATTATGACAGCAGTACAGTATGGAGCTTTGGCTCTCTTGGCTGCCGCTTCTTTTTCTGTAGCACAAGGGGTTATTTCCATGTATTACTCTCTCCCCATTGCGCTTGCCTGTATTCTCTTTTTTTTAGGTTTAGTCTATCTGCAGCTCTCACCTTTTTGGGGATTTCTTGCTTTCATAGTTGTTTGTTTTTTCCTGGTGCGTTGA